The region GAAGGCCTCCATGTCCTCGTCCAGCGGGATGCCGATCGAGGCAATCTCGACATCGGAAACTACCTGCCCATCGTGCCGCACTGCCAGCGCCGCCGTGATCAGCCCGTTCTGCGAAAGCTTGCGCCGCGCGACTACGCCCTCGCCATCGGCGGGAGCGATAATGTCGCCGTCAAGCACCAGCCGCCCGGAGCGTTCTTCAGACAGTTTCTTTGGACCATCCGGTGCAAGCCGGATCAGATCGCCGTTCTTCTGCAGGATCGTTTTGGGAATCCCTTCATCCAGCCCAAGCTGCGCCTGCTCGGCCATGTGGCGGATCTCGCCATGGACCGGCACAAGGATCTCCGGCCGGATCCAGTTATACAACGCCACCAGTTCAGGGCGACCAGGATGGCCGGAGACATGAATCATCGACTGCCTGTCGGTCACGATCCGCACGCCTTTCTCCACCAGAGCATTCTGGATGCGCCCGATGGCGAGTTCGTTTCCTGGGATCTGGCGGCTGGAGAATAGCACCACGTCGCCCTTCTCGAGCCGTACCGGGTGCTGATCGCCGGCAATGCGTGCCAGAGCAGCGCGCGGCTCACCCTGCCCACCTGTCGCCAGCACCAGCAGTTCGCCGCGCGGCACGTCCATGGCATCATCCATGTGGACGAGGTCAGGGAAGTTCTTGAGATAACCGCAGGACTGCGCGACGCGGATGATCCGATCGAGCGACCGCCCTGCAACGCACAGCTTGCGATTGGTCGCTTCCGCCACTTCGCCCAGCGTCTGCAGACGCGCCACGTTGGAAGCGAAGGTGGTTACGACAACACGGCGCCCCTTCTGCGCACCAACAGCTTCGAGCAGCCCTGCCCGCACTTCACCTTCCGAACCGGATGGCTTGGGATTGAACACGTTAGTGGAATCGCAGACCAGCGCCAGAACGCCCTCATCACCGATGGCGGTCAACTCTTCTTCGGTCGCCGGAGTACCGATGCGCGGCTCGTCGTCCAGCTTCCAGTCGCCGGTATGGAAGATACGGCCATGCGGCGTGTCGATCAGCAGCGCATTGCCTTCAGCAATCGAGTGCGCCAGCGGCACGTAGCGAACGCCAAAGGGGCCGAGTTCGAACCTGTCGAGATGGTCTATGACGTTGAGTTCGACCTCGTCCTCGATCCCAGCTTCGACCAGCTTCTCATGGACCAGCTTGGCCGTGAAAGGCGTCGCATAAAGCGGCACGCCGAGGTCCTGCGCAAAGTACGGCACGGCGCCAATATGGTCTTCGTGCGCGTGCGTCAGCACGATACCCACCAGGTCATCGAGCCGCTGCTCGATGAAATCGAGGTCGGCAAATACCAGATCGATCCCGGGATAATAGGGGTCGGCGAAAGTCATGCCGAGGTCGACCATCAGCCACTTGCCGTCACAGCAATAGAGGTTGACGTTCATCCCGATCTCGCCCGATCCGCCGAGCGCGAGGAAAAGGAGTTCCTTGGCAGGCTTCACGAAACAGGCACTCTTTCAGCAAGGATCGCGAGGCCATCGAGCGTAAGGTCGGTGTCCACGTGATCGAAAATCTCGGTATGCTCATCGAACAGCACGGCAAGGCCGCCCGTCGCGATGATCCGGGCAGGGCGACCGATCTCGGAACGCAGCCGCGCGATCAGGCCTTCCATCATCGCGACATAGCCCCAGAACACGCCGATCTGCATCTGGTCTTCGGTATTGCGACCGATGACCCGGCGGTCATTGCCCTGCGGTGGCGCGATTGCGATGCGCGGCAGTTTTGCCGCCGCCGTGACCAGCGCGTCGAGCGACAGGTTGATCCCCGGCGCGATGATCCCGCCCTTGTAGGCGCCGTTGAAGTCTACCACGTCGAAGGTCGTGGCCGTGCCGAAATCGACCACGATCAGGTCCCCGGCATACTTCGCATGTGCCGCGACAGTGTTAACTGCGCGATCCGCCCCCAGCGAGCGTGGTTCATCAACGTCCGCCTCGAAACCCCACTCCACCGGCGCCTGTCCGGCGATCAGCGGATCAAGCCCGAAATACTTCTGCGAGAGCACCTCAAGGTTGTGCTGCGCGCGCGGCACCACAGTCGAGATGATGATCTTGCTCACCGCATTCCGGTCAAAGCCTTGCAACTGCATGAGTTGCAGCAGCCACACCGCGTACTCATCGGCCGTTCGGCGCGGATCGGTCGCCACGCGCCAGCGCGACTTGATCTCGCGGCCTTCGAACAGTGCGAAGACGATATTGGTATTGCCGACGTCAACCGCCAGAAGCATGGGAACCCACCATATCTATGTCGCCCGCGTGGATGGCACGGACGGCCCCGTCCGCCAAGCGAAGAAGGGCAACACCGTCATCATCGATCCCGGCAAAAGCCCCCATGATTGTGCCGTGGTCGCTATCCTTGACCGAGACAAGCGTCCCAGTGGGCAAGGCGCGGGAAATCCACTGCTGGCGCAGCAGCGGCCATTCGCCAAAGTGCCACCGGTCGATCGCATCGCGCAGCCGGGCCGCAAGATCAGCGGCAAACTGGTCGCGGGAGATGTCGATCCCCAGATCGCGCAGCGAAACTGTGGTACGGTCAGGCACTTGCGGTGCCCGCGCGAGGTTCACGCCGATACCGATAACCACGGCATCGCGCTGGCGCTCGAGCAGGATGCCCGCCAACTTGGCCTCACCGACAAGCAGGTCGTTCGGCCACTTCAGATAGAGATCGGCCAATGCCGGGGCGACGGCACAAACCGTCTCGTGCACCGCCAGCCCTGCAATCAGCGCCAGCGTCTGCGGCAAGGGATCGGAACCGCGCAGATTGACGACGGTCGACCCCATGAAGTTGCCGAAGCCGTCGCTCCATGCACGCCCTGCTCGCCCACGTCCGGCGCTCTGCCGATCAGCAATCAGCCAGTCACCCTCGGCCAAGGCCTCTCCCCCGCCAAGGCGCGCAAGTAGCGCACCATTGGTCGAGGGAATTTCGGCGACAGTCTCGATCAAGTGATCAGCCGACCGGGAAAAGCGCTGCGGCAGCGTAGTTCGCCAGAGTGCCGAGGCACTTGGTGCCAAGGTAGCCCAGCGGCGAGATTGCAAGGCTGGAAAGCACAAGAAGCACGGTGTGCGAAGTCTCGCCCGCCCCCTTCACCACGTCGGCCGGTTCGTCGAAGTACATGACCTTGACGACCTTGAGGTAGTAGAACGCACCGATAACCGAAGCTGCAATACCGATCGCGGCAAGCACGATCATGTCGGCCTGCACGGCTGCCTGAAACACCACGAACTTGCCCCAGAAGCCGAACAGCGGCGGGATGCCTGCCAGGCTGAACATCACCGATGCCATCGCCAGAGCAATCCACGGGCGGGTCTTGGAAAGGCCCGCAAGGTCCGAGATCGCCTCTACCTGCTCGCCATTCTCGTCACGCAGCAGAAGGACGGCAACGAAGCCTGCCACCGACATGGCAACATAGATCGCGATGTATACCAGCATCGCCGACGCACCTGCACGTGTCGCTGTGGCGAGGCCGATCAGGATGAAGCCTACGTTGTTGATCGACGAATAGGCCATCAGGCGCTTGATGTTGTTCTGGCCGATCGCCCCCAGCGCACCGATCACAATCGAAAGCAGCGACGCAAAGATCACCACCTGCTGCCAGGCATGCGGCTGGCTGCCGAACGCCTCGAGGCTGACCCGCATAAGCAAGCCGAGCGCCGAGACCTTCGAGGCCGTGGCAAAGAAGGTCGTCACCGGGGTCGGCGCGCCTTCATAGACGTCGGGCGTCCACATGTGGAACGGAGCGGCGCTGATCTTGAAGGCAAGGCCGGCCAGCACGAAGATCATGCCGAAAGTTGCTCCGGTCGACAGACCGCCCGAAAGCGCCGCGTTGATTCCGGCAAAGCTCGTCGTACCAGTGAAGCCATAGGTCAGGCTCATGCCGAACAGCAGGATACCAGAAGCCAGCGAACCCAGCACAAAATACTTAAGGCCGGATTCCGCCGAACGCTCGTCATTGCGGAGCATCGAAGCCATGACGTACGACGCAAGGCTGTTCAGTTCGAGACCGATGTAAAGCGCCAGCAGGTCGCCCGCCGAAACCATCATGCCCATGCCGAGCGAGGCGAACAGCACCAGCAGCGGGAATTCCGCGCGCATCGCCCGCGACTTGTCGAAGAACGACTGCGCGACGATCAGCGTGACGCCAGCGCTGGCGTAGATCAGCAACTTACCGAATGCCGCGAAGGCATCCGCACGATGCTGGCCACCGAACGCGGCCACGTCCGGCCCCATAGCCTGACCCCACAGCGCGGGCGCAGTAAGGATCGCGCAGACCGTAAGGACAGCAACGGCAAGGATCGAGATCAGGCGCGAGGCCTTTTCACCGCCCCATGCGGCAATCAGCAGCAGCACCAGGCCCGAGATCGAAAGCAGGATTTCGGGCGAAGTGAGCGCGAGCGAACGGGCGAAGTCCATCAGTGTGCCTCCCCGTGCGCGGCAGCATGTTCAGTCATAGCGTGTTCGGGAGCCATCGGCTTTCCAGCAGTAGGTTGCGCATCGCCCTTGGGCTTGGCCTGCGCGAGGCGCGCATCGAGCGCAGCAATGTCCTTGCGCATCGGCGCGATGAAGCTTTCCGGGTACACGCCCATCCACAGCACCACGGCGGCCAGCGGCACCATCATCGCCCATTCGCGCTTGTCGAGATCGAGCATCGCGGCGGCATCGGCGTTCTTCTGTTCGCCATAGGCAATGCGGCGATAGAGGTAGAGCATGTAAGCGGCACCGAGGATGATCCCGGTGGTGCAGATCAGTGCCACCCAGCTCGAGATCTGGTAGACTCCCATCAGCGACAGGAATTCGCCGACGAAACCACTCGTGCCCGGCAGGCCGATCGATGCCATCGTGAACAACAGCAGGAACACTGCATAGTACGGCATGTTGATCGAAAGACCGCCGTAACGGGCGATTTCACGCGTATGCAGGCGGTCGTAGATCACACCGACGCTGAGGAACAGCGCGCCTGCGACCAGGCCGTGGCTCAGCATGATCAGCATCGAGCCTTCAAGACCCTGCTGGTTGAACGCGAACAGGCCGATCGTCACGATCGCCATATGGGCGACCGACGAATAGGCGATCAGCTTCTTCATGTCGTGCTGCACCAGCGCGATCAGCGAGGTGATCACCACCGCAGCCATCGACATTCCGAAGATCAGCGGCGCGAACTGCGCCGAGGCTTCGGGGAACATCGGCAGCGAAAAGCGGATGAAGCCGTAGCCGCCCATCTTCAGCAGCACGCCTGCGAGGATGACCGAACCGCCGGTTGGTGCCTGAACGTGTGCGTCGGGCAGCCAGGTGTGAACCGGCCACATCGGCATCTTCACCGCAAAGCTCGCGAAGAAGGCCAGCCACAGCCAGGTCTGCGCCTGAACCGGGAAGTTGTAGGCCATCAGCGTCGGGATGTCGGTCGTGCCCGCCTCGTTCACCATCCAGAACATCGCGATCAGCATCAGCACCGAGCCGAGCAGCGTGTAGAGGAAGAACTTGTAGCTGGCGTAGATGCGTTCAGCACCGCCCCACACGCCGATGATCAGGTACATCGGGATCAGGCCGGCTTCGAACATGATGTAGAACAGGAACAGGTCCTGCGCTGCGAAGACGCCGATCATCAGCGTCTCCATCAGGAGGAACGCCGCGTAATATTCGCCTTGGCGCTTGTCGATCGAGGTCCAGCTGGCACCGATGCAGATCGGCATCAGGAACACCGTCAGCGCGATCAGCAGCAGCGCAATGCCATCGATGCCGAGCTTCCACGAGAAGCCCGAGAACACCGCAGCACTTTCCGTGAACTGCCACTGCGCGCCGCCGATGTCGAAATTCGCCCAGAGGATCACCCCCAGCACGAAGTCGATCAGCGTAGCGACGAGCGCAACGGAGCGCGCCTGTTCGCGCGGCACGACAAGGCAGGCCACTGTCGCAACCAGCGGCACCAGCAGCATCAGCGAGAGGATCGGAAAACCGGTCATTGTGCGATCACCCAGCTGATCGCGCCGACAAGGCCGACGAGCATGACCAGCGCATAGCTATAGAGATACCCCGACTGGAGCTTGGCGGCGGCGCGGCTGCCCTGGGCGACGACCCATGCGGCACCGTTCGGTCCGAACCGGTCGATCACGCCCTGGTCGACAACCTTCCAGAACACGCGGCCCAGACACATCGCGGGGACGACGAAGACATAGTGGTAGAGTTCGTCGAAGTACCACTTGTTAAGCAGGAACTTGTAGAGGAACCCGAACTGGTCGACGAACGCCGCCGGGAACTTCGTGTTCTTGATGTAAGCATACCAAGCAATCAGCAGGCCAGTAGCCATGACCGCGAACGGCGCCCACTTCACCCAGGTCGGCACGCCGTGCATCGCGTGGAGCGTATGCTCGGCAAAGACCAGAGAACCCTTCCAGAACTCGCCCGTGCCTTCGCTGATGAAGGCGTGGTGGAACACGTACCCCGCGAAGATCGCACCCAGCGACAGCACGCCCAACGGAACCAGCATGTTCAGCGGGCTTTCGTGCGGGTGATAGCCCGCCGTGCCGTCGCTGTGCTCGTCATCATGATCGGCGTGCGCATGATCGTCGTGACCATGGGCATGATCGTCATGGCCGTGCGCATCGTGAACCGCGTGCTGGATATGCTCCGACTGTTCCCAGCGTGGCTTGCCGAAGAAGGTCAGGAACACCAGACGCCACGAATAGAAGCTGGTCAGCAGCGCCGCGAAGATGCCGAGGAAGAAGGCGAAGTGGCCAAGTTCAGTGCCCTTGCCATAGGCCGCCTCAAGGATCGCATCCTTCGAGTAGAACCCGGCGAAGCCGAACACGTCGACGATGCCGACGCCGGTGATCGCCAGCGTGCCCATCATCATCGCCCAGTAGGTCAGCGGAATGCTCTTACGCAGGCCTCCGTAGTACCGCATGTCCTGCTCGTGGTGCATCGCATGGATCACCGATCCGGCACCAAGGAACAGCAGCGCCTTGAAGAAGGCGTGCGTGAACAGGTGGAACATCGCCGCGCCATAGGCCGAGACGCCCGCCGCGAAGAACATGTAGCCCAGCTGCGAACAGGTCGAATAGGCGATCACGCGCTTGATGTCGGTCTGCGTCGTGCCGACGGTTGCCGCAAAGATGCAGGTCATCGCCCCGATGAAGGTCACGAACGACAGCGCCGTCGGGCTGACCTCGAACATCGGCGAGAGGCGGCAGACCATGAACACGCCCGCCGTCACCATCGTCGCTGCGTGGATCAGCGCCGACACCGGGGTCGGGCCTTCCATCGCGTCGGGCAGCCAGGTGTGCAGGCCAAGCTGCGCCGACTTGCCCATCGCGCCGATGAACAGCAGCAGGCACAGCACAGTCATCGTGTCGAAACGAGCCCCAAGGAACCCGATTGTCGATCCGGCCATGCCGGGCGCGGCTTCGAGGATCGCCGGGATCGACACGGTGCCGAACACCAGGAAAGTCCCGAAAATGCCCATCATGAAGCCAAGGTCGCCCACGCGGTTGACCACAAAGGCCTTCATCGCGGCAGCGTTGGCCGAGGGCTTGCGGAACCAGAAGCCGATCAGCAGGTACGAGGCAAGGCCTACGCCTTCCCAACCGAAGAACATCTGCACGAGGTTGTCGGCAGTCACCAGCATGAGCATGGCGAAGGTGAAAAGCGACAGGTACGCGAAGAAGCGCGGCTGATCCGGCTCCTCGCTCATGTAGCCCCACGAGTAGAGGTGGACGAGCGCCGAGACGCTGGTGATGACCACAAGCATGACGGCGGTCAGCGTGTCGACCCGCAGCGCCCACGAGAAATCGAGCGCGCCCGACTTCACCCAATGCAGCACCGGAGTCACGCTCGCATCGGCACTGCCGCCGATGAACGACAGGAAGATCGGCCAAGACAGCGCGCAGGAAATGAACAGCGCGCCGGTCGTCACGACCTTGGCCGGAACCGCACCAAGCTTCTTGTTGCCGAGGCCCGCGATGATCGCTGCCAGAAGCGGCAGAAATACGATGATCAGGATGGAAGACATGTGTTCAGCCCTTCATCCGGTTGACATCGTCGACGGCAATGGTGCCCCGGCCACGGAAGTAGATGACGAGAATGGCAAGCCCGATCGCCGCTTCGCCTGCCGCCACCGTCAGCACGAACATAGCGAAGACCTGGCCGACGAGGTCGTGCAGGAACGCGCTGAACGCGACGAGGTTGAGGTTCACCGAAAGCAGGATCAGTTCGATCGCCATCAGGATGATGATCACGTTCTTCCGGTTAAGGAAGATGCCGAGCACGCCCAGCACGAACAGGATCGAGCTGACGACGAGATAGTGTTCGATGCCGATCATCAGATCTGGACCCCCTTGCCCACTTCCGGCTGGAGATTGATCGTCGCCTCTTCAGGACGACGCGCATTCTGCTTCGAAACGTTCTGGCCGCGCGTGTCGGTGCGCTGGCGATGCGTCAGCACGATCGCGCCGATCATCGCAACCAGCAGGACGATGCCCGCCGCTTCGAACA is a window of Novosphingobium sp. THN1 DNA encoding:
- a CDS encoding ribonuclease J, which produces MKPAKELLFLALGGSGEIGMNVNLYCCDGKWLMVDLGMTFADPYYPGIDLVFADLDFIEQRLDDLVGIVLTHAHEDHIGAVPYFAQDLGVPLYATPFTAKLVHEKLVEAGIEDEVELNVIDHLDRFELGPFGVRYVPLAHSIAEGNALLIDTPHGRIFHTGDWKLDDEPRIGTPATEEELTAIGDEGVLALVCDSTNVFNPKPSGSEGEVRAGLLEAVGAQKGRRVVVTTFASNVARLQTLGEVAEATNRKLCVAGRSLDRIIRVAQSCGYLKNFPDLVHMDDAMDVPRGELLVLATGGQGEPRAALARIAGDQHPVRLEKGDVVLFSSRQIPGNELAIGRIQNALVEKGVRIVTDRQSMIHVSGHPGRPELVALYNWIRPEILVPVHGEIRHMAEQAQLGLDEGIPKTILQKNGDLIRLAPDGPKKLSEERSGRLVLDGDIIAPADGEGVVARRKLSQNGLITAALAVRHDGQVVSDVEIASIGIPLDEDMEAFVAEAKVEAAQAVRNLKGDRKRDRVAVAETVRLAVRRTGQRWSGKKPVVQVLLRES
- a CDS encoding type III pantothenate kinase, producing the protein MLLAVDVGNTNIVFALFEGREIKSRWRVATDPRRTADEYAVWLLQLMQLQGFDRNAVSKIIISTVVPRAQHNLEVLSQKYFGLDPLIAGQAPVEWGFEADVDEPRSLGADRAVNTVAAHAKYAGDLIVVDFGTATTFDVVDFNGAYKGGIIAPGINLSLDALVTAAAKLPRIAIAPPQGNDRRVIGRNTEDQMQIGVFWGYVAMMEGLIARLRSEIGRPARIIATGGLAVLFDEHTEIFDHVDTDLTLDGLAILAERVPVS
- a CDS encoding biotin--[acetyl-CoA-carboxylase] ligase, which produces MIETVAEIPSTNGALLARLGGGEALAEGDWLIADRQSAGRGRAGRAWSDGFGNFMGSTVVNLRGSDPLPQTLALIAGLAVHETVCAVAPALADLYLKWPNDLLVGEAKLAGILLERQRDAVVIGIGVNLARAPQVPDRTTVSLRDLGIDISRDQFAADLAARLRDAIDRWHFGEWPLLRQQWISRALPTGTLVSVKDSDHGTIMGAFAGIDDDGVALLRLADGAVRAIHAGDIDMVGSHASGG
- the nuoN gene encoding NADH-quinone oxidoreductase subunit NuoN; the protein is MDFARSLALTSPEILLSISGLVLLLIAAWGGEKASRLISILAVAVLTVCAILTAPALWGQAMGPDVAAFGGQHRADAFAAFGKLLIYASAGVTLIVAQSFFDKSRAMRAEFPLLVLFASLGMGMMVSAGDLLALYIGLELNSLASYVMASMLRNDERSAESGLKYFVLGSLASGILLFGMSLTYGFTGTTSFAGINAALSGGLSTGATFGMIFVLAGLAFKISAAPFHMWTPDVYEGAPTPVTTFFATASKVSALGLLMRVSLEAFGSQPHAWQQVVIFASLLSIVIGALGAIGQNNIKRLMAYSSINNVGFILIGLATATRAGASAMLVYIAIYVAMSVAGFVAVLLLRDENGEQVEAISDLAGLSKTRPWIALAMASVMFSLAGIPPLFGFWGKFVVFQAAVQADMIVLAAIGIAASVIGAFYYLKVVKVMYFDEPADVVKGAGETSHTVLLVLSSLAISPLGYLGTKCLGTLANYAAAALFPVG
- a CDS encoding NADH-quinone oxidoreductase subunit M; this encodes MTGFPILSLMLLVPLVATVACLVVPREQARSVALVATLIDFVLGVILWANFDIGGAQWQFTESAAVFSGFSWKLGIDGIALLLIALTVFLMPICIGASWTSIDKRQGEYYAAFLLMETLMIGVFAAQDLFLFYIMFEAGLIPMYLIIGVWGGAERIYASYKFFLYTLLGSVLMLIAMFWMVNEAGTTDIPTLMAYNFPVQAQTWLWLAFFASFAVKMPMWPVHTWLPDAHVQAPTGGSVILAGVLLKMGGYGFIRFSLPMFPEASAQFAPLIFGMSMAAVVITSLIALVQHDMKKLIAYSSVAHMAIVTIGLFAFNQQGLEGSMLIMLSHGLVAGALFLSVGVIYDRLHTREIARYGGLSINMPYYAVFLLLFTMASIGLPGTSGFVGEFLSLMGVYQISSWVALICTTGIILGAAYMLYLYRRIAYGEQKNADAAAMLDLDKREWAMMVPLAAVVLWMGVYPESFIAPMRKDIAALDARLAQAKPKGDAQPTAGKPMAPEHAMTEHAAAHGEAH
- the nuoL gene encoding NADH-quinone oxidoreductase subunit L, with amino-acid sequence MSSILIIVFLPLLAAIIAGLGNKKLGAVPAKVVTTGALFISCALSWPIFLSFIGGSADASVTPVLHWVKSGALDFSWALRVDTLTAVMLVVITSVSALVHLYSWGYMSEEPDQPRFFAYLSLFTFAMLMLVTADNLVQMFFGWEGVGLASYLLIGFWFRKPSANAAAMKAFVVNRVGDLGFMMGIFGTFLVFGTVSIPAILEAAPGMAGSTIGFLGARFDTMTVLCLLLFIGAMGKSAQLGLHTWLPDAMEGPTPVSALIHAATMVTAGVFMVCRLSPMFEVSPTALSFVTFIGAMTCIFAATVGTTQTDIKRVIAYSTCSQLGYMFFAAGVSAYGAAMFHLFTHAFFKALLFLGAGSVIHAMHHEQDMRYYGGLRKSIPLTYWAMMMGTLAITGVGIVDVFGFAGFYSKDAILEAAYGKGTELGHFAFFLGIFAALLTSFYSWRLVFLTFFGKPRWEQSEHIQHAVHDAHGHDDHAHGHDDHAHADHDDEHSDGTAGYHPHESPLNMLVPLGVLSLGAIFAGYVFHHAFISEGTGEFWKGSLVFAEHTLHAMHGVPTWVKWAPFAVMATGLLIAWYAYIKNTKFPAAFVDQFGFLYKFLLNKWYFDELYHYVFVVPAMCLGRVFWKVVDQGVIDRFGPNGAAWVVAQGSRAAAKLQSGYLYSYALVMLVGLVGAISWVIAQ
- the nuoK gene encoding NADH-quinone oxidoreductase subunit NuoK — translated: MIGIEHYLVVSSILFVLGVLGIFLNRKNVIIILMAIELILLSVNLNLVAFSAFLHDLVGQVFAMFVLTVAAGEAAIGLAILVIYFRGRGTIAVDDVNRMKG